Proteins co-encoded in one Kribbella qitaiheensis genomic window:
- a CDS encoding WS/DGAT domain-containing protein, whose translation MAKSHQALVDGNSTVDIGQVVLDATARPRDTPTDTWQPAHPPSALELLAGVFADATRGPNAVLELARAEMASLTGSTSVREVLGDVVGSVVAQRHVQESSLHVKTSGQRRFTTVQTELEDYRTVRAMHGGTVNDVILAVVAGALRAWMMTRGESVSPTRGVRAVVPVSIRDDDDEEPTSLGSTVIASTVNLPVGENSPVMRLHQISYQTKVHKDTGRAVSARSLVGIAGFAPTTLHALAARVATATVRPIDDVVITNVPGPQFPLYAQGAPMLASYPVVPLMPGQGLSVGVTSYDGKVSFGLNADRTAMPDLVVFAQCVTDALDELLDTTKGSRSRASRGRKKPRSPKKAGS comes from the coding sequence ATCGCGAAGTCCCATCAGGCGCTTGTCGACGGCAACAGCACGGTCGACATCGGCCAGGTGGTCCTGGACGCGACCGCGCGCCCCCGCGACACCCCGACTGACACCTGGCAGCCGGCACACCCGCCGTCCGCGCTGGAGCTGCTGGCAGGCGTCTTCGCCGACGCGACCCGCGGCCCGAACGCGGTCCTGGAGCTGGCGCGGGCCGAGATGGCCAGCCTGACCGGGTCCACCTCGGTTCGTGAGGTGCTCGGCGACGTGGTCGGCTCGGTCGTCGCGCAGCGGCACGTCCAGGAGTCTTCGCTGCATGTGAAGACGTCGGGGCAGCGCCGGTTCACGACGGTGCAGACGGAGCTCGAGGACTACCGGACGGTCCGGGCGATGCACGGCGGCACGGTCAACGACGTGATCCTCGCCGTCGTCGCAGGCGCGCTCCGGGCCTGGATGATGACCCGCGGCGAGTCGGTCAGCCCGACCCGTGGCGTCCGCGCGGTGGTCCCGGTGAGCATCCGCGACGACGATGACGAGGAGCCGACCTCGCTCGGTTCGACGGTGATCGCCTCGACGGTGAACCTGCCGGTCGGCGAGAACTCTCCGGTGATGCGGCTGCACCAGATCTCGTACCAGACGAAGGTCCACAAGGACACCGGTCGCGCGGTCAGCGCCCGCTCGCTGGTCGGGATCGCCGGCTTCGCGCCGACCACCCTGCACGCGCTCGCGGCCCGGGTCGCGACGGCGACGGTCAGGCCGATCGACGACGTGGTGATCACCAACGTGCCCGGGCCGCAGTTCCCGCTGTACGCGCAAGGCGCGCCGATGCTGGCGTCATACCCGGTGGTGCCGTTGATGCCGGGGCAGGGTCTGTCCGTCGGCGTCACGTCGTACGACGGCAAGGTCTCCTTCGGGCTGAACGCGGACCGGACGGCGATGCCGGATCTCGTCGTGTTCGCCCAGTGCGTCACCGACGCGCTGGACGAGTTGCTGGATACCACCAAGGGGAGCCGGAGCCGTGCGTCCCGCGGCCGGAAGAAACCTCGCAGTCCGAAGAAGGCAGGCTCATGA
- a CDS encoding DUF6912 family protein, with translation MRVYIPSTLPLLDLACHAGEFGPAPLTAYAVTPALREWFAASDDEELEYAAMAQAARASVGLLAADPGAARRRVVVACEVGAVPPANGTVQLGDARLELHVVVPWTAVAAVHLDAAGAVEVVGKGADSWAVAHGDTANEDHDDAVFALDSCEGEDLLWYATQEIPDLLAAEGPHRGLRA, from the coding sequence ATGAGGGTTTACATCCCGAGTACGCTCCCCCTCCTCGATCTCGCCTGTCACGCGGGTGAGTTCGGCCCGGCGCCGCTGACCGCGTACGCCGTGACGCCGGCGCTGCGCGAGTGGTTCGCGGCCAGTGACGACGAGGAGCTGGAGTATGCCGCGATGGCACAGGCGGCCAGAGCATCCGTCGGGCTGCTGGCGGCCGATCCGGGCGCGGCACGGAGGCGGGTAGTGGTGGCGTGCGAGGTGGGGGCAGTCCCGCCGGCCAACGGCACGGTCCAGCTGGGCGACGCTCGGCTGGAGTTGCACGTGGTGGTCCCGTGGACGGCCGTCGCGGCCGTGCATCTGGATGCCGCCGGAGCCGTCGAGGTGGTCGGCAAGGGCGCGGACAGTTGGGCCGTGGCTCACGGTGACACCGCGAACGAGGATCACGACGACGCGGTCTTCGCCCTCGACTCGTGCGAAGGTGAAGACCTGTTGTGGTACGCGACGCAGGAGATCCCCGATCTCCTCGCCGCCGAGGGACCG